From the Variovorax paradoxus genome, the window GCCGACGGTGGCGAGCCGCGCGCTGGCCTGCAGGCGCTCCTGGCTGGCACGTGAAAGCTCCTCGATGCGTCGTTGCTCGCTCACGTCGATGAACGCGCTCATCCAGCCGGTCTGTACCTTCTGCGCGTTGATCAGCGGCGCCTCGAAGATCAGCACCGGGAAGCGCGTGCCGTCCTTGCGCATGAAGACCGACTCGAAGCCCTCGCGCGGCGGCATGCCGCCAGCCAGCCGCCTCGCCTGGCGTTGCTGGTACTCGTGCGCCAGCTCGGTGGGCCAATAAGGTGCTTCGGGCGCGTCGGCGCTGTCGGCCATGAGTTCCTCGGGGCTGAAGCCCACCATCTCGCAGAACGCCGGATTCACGTAGGTGATGCGGCCCCGCAGGTCGCGCGCGCGCAGGCCGGTGATGACGGAGTCTTCCATGGCCTTGCGGAACGCCAGCGCGTCGGCCAGGTCGCGCTCGGCGCGCAGGCGGCGGCGCGTGTCGCGCGCCAGCAGCACCAGCACCGACACCAGCGCGATGGAGATGGCCGTGACCAGCGCGGTGAGCATGTTCGGGAACAGGTCGGGTGCCGCGCGCCAGCCGTCGACGCGCAGCATCAGCGCGGCGCCGGGCAGGTCGATGAGCTGCTGCGACGTGAACACCCGCGTGCCGGTGCGCCGCGAGGTGCCCAGCGCCACCAGCCGCGTGCCGTCGGCCTCGGTGAAGGCCACTTCCTGGCCGCGCGTGAGCGTGGGGCCGACCAGCTCGATGAGCGCATCGCGCAGCGAGTAGCTCGCCACCAGGTAGCCGCCCGCGTCGATCGGCACGCACAGTTCCATCACCTCGACGCCGCCCCCGCCTGCGATGGGCACGTAGTGGCTCGGCGAATAGGCCGGCGCACCGAGCTTGCGCGCGGCGGCGCAGGCCAGCGTGACGTCGGACTGCTCGACGCCGCGCGTGGCCTCGTCGAGGATGCGCATGCGGTAGGGCGTGTTGACGGCCTGCAGCGGGCGCAGCGCGGCGTCGCGCCACTCCAGCCGCAGCCATTCGCGGTGCTCGCGCAGCAGCGCTGCGGCGGCGTCGGACCATTGCGAGGCGTCGGCGCCGGGCGCCTGCGTGGCACGCAGGCTCTGCGCATTGCGCTGGAAGCCGCTGCGCAGGTCGGAGACGGCGTCGGCCGTGTCACGGTCGAGCGCGGCCTGCACCTGCTCGACCTCGTGCCGGCCCGCGAGCCACACCACCGTGACCAGCAGTGCCGACACCAGCACCGCCAGCAGCAGCCAGAGGAACCAGCGCTGCCACAGCGAACGCAGCCGCGCGAACGCCAGCAGCGCCCACCGCTGCGGTGCGACGGTCAACAGCGCATCAGACATCCCGATGACACCGATGCCGGCCATGCGCAGAGCCTGTTGCGGAAACACCGCGGAACCGGCTTTGCCGGGCCGCCGGTGTCGCACCCTGGCAGGGGGTTGGCGGCCACACGAACCGGGCAAGCCTGGGCGTCATTTCTAGATCACGCAGTGCGAGAGCACCGGCAGCTGCGCGCGCGTGTGCTCGACCTGCGCGGCGTCGATGTCGAACAGCACCACGCCTTCGTCGGAAGCCTGCTGCGCCACCACCGTTCCCCAGGGGTCGACCACGAGGGACTGGCCCCAGGTCTGGCGGCCGTTCTCATGCGTTCCGCCCTGCGCGGGCGCGACCACCCAGGCGAGGTTTTCGATGGCGCGGGCGCGCAGCAGCACCTCCCAGTGCGCGGCGCCGGTGGTGCGCGTGAAGGCGCTGGGCACCAGCAGCAGTTCGGCGCCCTGCCTGGCGAGCGCGCGGTACAGCTCGGGAAAGCGCAGGTCGTAGCACACGCTCATGCCGATGCGCCATGCGTGGCCGTCGCGCGAGGGCAGCTCGAACACCACGGGCTCGCGGCCCGGCGCGATGACGCGGCGCTCGTCGTAGCGCTCCGTGCCGTTGTCGAAGAAGAAGAGGTGGATCTTGTCGTAGCGCGCCACGCACTTGCCCTCGGGCGAGAAGGCCAGCGAGCTGTTGAAGACGT encodes:
- a CDS encoding two-component system sensor histidine kinase NtrB, which translates into the protein MSDALLTVAPQRWALLAFARLRSLWQRWFLWLLLAVLVSALLVTVVWLAGRHEVEQVQAALDRDTADAVSDLRSGFQRNAQSLRATQAPGADASQWSDAAAALLREHREWLRLEWRDAALRPLQAVNTPYRMRILDEATRGVEQSDVTLACAAARKLGAPAYSPSHYVPIAGGGGVEVMELCVPIDAGGYLVASYSLRDALIELVGPTLTRGQEVAFTEADGTRLVALGTSRRTGTRVFTSQQLIDLPGAALMLRVDGWRAAPDLFPNMLTALVTAISIALVSVLVLLARDTRRRLRAERDLADALAFRKAMEDSVITGLRARDLRGRITYVNPAFCEMVGFSPEELMADSADAPEAPYWPTELAHEYQQRQARRLAGGMPPREGFESVFMRKDGTRFPVLIFEAPLINAQKVQTGWMSAFIDVSEQRRIEELSRASQERLQASARLATVGEMASLLSHELTQPLAAIASYASGSLNLLGPHAKGDQGEVAMAVKRIAEQADRAGQVIRSVHDFVRRRDRTREAVAPQALIDAVLPLVRLQARKLGVIIEVVLEDRLPAAMCDRTLVEQVLLNLARNAMQAMDSPDNIGSRVLRLRVARAVAVGGTGQEDGRRWLEFSVADLGSGISEEVAERLFTPFFTTRADGMGLGLSLCRTVVEQHGGALVFEPNKPRGTVFRFTLPVA
- a CDS encoding carbon-nitrogen hydrolase family protein, which produces MKVAAIQMVSAIAREANLARAHDLLAQAAAAGAELAVLPEYFCMMGARDTDKLGLRETAGAGTVQGFLADAAREFGLWIVGGTLPIESTDAEHVFNSSLAFSPEGKCVARYDKIHLFFFDNGTERYDERRVIAPGREPVVFELPSRDGHAWRIGMSVCYDLRFPELYRALARQGAELLLVPSAFTRTTGAAHWEVLLRARAIENLAWVVAPAQGGTHENGRQTWGQSLVVDPWGTVVAQQASDEGVVLFDIDAAQVEHTRAQLPVLSHCVI